The Aricia agestis chromosome 8, ilAriAges1.1, whole genome shotgun sequence genomic sequence TAGAGAGAACCAACCTATGTTATTTTAACCAGGCAATGTAAAGTCAATGATTTGTTTTGAATTATAATTGGCTGggcttaacataatataacgcAGGTCTATCATTAATTATCTACATCAATTTCTTCAATACTATCAAAGAAATCATTAACTATTTTAGTTGCAAGGTAGGTACCAAGCAcagttaaaaagtattttactaatttactaTGTATTTTAGTATGCTTGTGAATACTATTCATAAAATTGAAGACGTTAGTGGATGAAGCAGGTAAGAAACAGTTTAAAAACATCAGATTGTTAGCATAAATGAAGActtaggtaagttacaaggtttacaAGGGAAAAGATAAGTATATGTCctaataaaatgttagttatctggttcttccactcacatctTAAATAATAAAGGGTTAGGTatgtaaatgaaataaattatagttttttttatttattttacatttacacTTCTCACTTAGCCCTCTTGGATTTGATCTTTCTTAGATAGAACTCTAGCTCCTTGCCCTCCAGTACGTAGCCGTCGGCACGACCGCACTGTCCGGGCCGGCTGGATACGCACGCTGAAACAACACATTCCGTTACTTCCCTATAAATAACAAGTTGCCCTATACCATGTTTATATTACTTAAATCAGAGTAACTATGACAAGACAATCATACGACTGCTAGATGGTTCCCAAAACGGTAGCCATCCATGATGCAGCCTCAAAGCTTCTCAATATCATCACTTTAAAATTTTCTATAGTTACAGCAAAGGTTGACTAGCAGAAACAAAAACATAAGACCACATTCGGTGATATCAAAACGAGATCCCTTTATTTATACAATGGACCAACAATTTCAGATAAAACTGTATAGAATAAGTAATATTTACCCAATAAACGACCAGTATGGAATTGCTCCTCCAAGGCGGCTTCTACTTTAGATAGGCGTTGTCTGGCCACATATTTCTTGGCTGTCTTCTTGCTGCGTTTCTTATTAATAATGGCTTCCTCAGCTTCAGTCTGTAATAAAATAGATGATGTATAAATGGACTGGTATTTACAACAGCTAAAGTTTAGTTCATAAATCAGAAATCCTGAACATAATCATATTTCATTCATATGACACGCAAAGTATATCATCATGTTTAATTAACTACTTTTGCCTCCTAGACTTTGCTAGTCAagaattttaactttttcaagttaaaattcataatttcaTGTGGCCTTACAATAGCATTAAAAGAGTAATTGTAGCCGATGTATGATTGTTGAAACTATGAATTATActataattttctaaaattttaatgattattatgcaATGAATAAGCAGTGCCTGTCATcttttattgtaaattattaaaggtagttaatttattaaaaatacaaggCCATCTTCAGAAGAaccttaaaattataattaaagaaCTTAGTGacgagaaaaataaaattacttattaaatacACTTTTCCTATGTGAGGTTATTTTTGTTACTCTTCacatataaaacaaaaaacctttaggaacatacatacttttttttttttaaacaggcAATTGTGTGTTATTATGCTATGAAACAATACtacacaacaacaacaacaatactATAGTATCTGACataataacaaatttttaaatgaaacattttttGGACTACTCACCAATTTGGCGCCCTTCTTCCTACCCAGAGGTAGGAGGTAGTGAGACTCGTACCATTGTCTGAAGGGGGTAGCGTCAACCACCACAATAGCATTCTTCACCAGAGTCTTGGTACGGACCAACTCGTTGTTAGATGCATTGTATACTACATCAATGATACGGGTCTTACGGGTGGAGCCTGaaattaaaattgttgtctGATTAATAAAATACACTATGTAACAATTTCATACTAGACAGTAAATTCTGTAAACGACTGTTATTGTATGCTATAATAGGCCTAATAGCTAGAGgttattatattttgctttttaCTGTATTTGAAACTTGTATCACATGTTTTTAACCACTAGAAAGACTTTTTGCAAGAAATATTGAAATGTATTGCTGTTTCTTGTTTTGAATTCACATTTGTggatgttaaaatttttaaaggttATTGGTATAGGTAGTAAACAATTACAAACAAGATAGATACTGAAAGCTACTTACATTCAGAGCCCCAGGAGAAATTGCCAGCGTCAAGACGGAGAGCGCGGTACTTGACGTTTCCACCACGAGAGCGGACATTGTGGATACGTTGTGGTCCAAGCTGAAATCAACATGAAACCTGGTTAATACGTAACACCAAAAGAAACATACAAAATAATCGTATAAGTATTATAGGTTATGAACATACCTTAGTGTTGGCTGCCGGGCGACCTAACTCATACTTCCTCTTCTTACGGATTGGCGCACGCTTTCCACCGGTGGCCCTTCGCTTATGCCAGTGATCGCGGCTGATACCTGATAAAAGTTTTGAAGATTATTTATCGAAACCGATGCTGAATTGCTGATCGAATCTCCAACAAATACTAGTCACACACAAACTTGATAtggtatataaaaatatacccAATTTTGCACTCACAATCACGGATCTAATGATTACAGTATTTCAATTTACAAATTCTTTCATAAACACGATTGATGAACATGGATTAATTTCACGTAAAACACGAAGTACTCACCCATCTTGCCTGGGTCAAAAAGAAAAGAACTGTTTACTAAATGACACTGACAGAACTTTTTTttcttccatttttttttttgcaaatgatATTTCGTGACACAGATAATAAAAAGGTAAGTATACAGTGGATGTCGTGTGGaagtcgtgtggaagggcccttaaggatgtatttaacatttataaattcaaagattctgacctaaattcaAAATATATAGTAGAAGTAAACCTCCTGCATTGATCTACGTATTGGATGATACGGTGGGGacacaatatattgtatatCGATGTGATCATGTGTCGTTAAATTATATCGATGTTCGATGCATGTGGTGAACTAACATGTAAAATATCAGTGTTCTTGGTGCAGCAACCCGAGTGGTCGCTTGCGTAATAAACGTAATCctaattcgtaatttttgccGGAAGGGAAatttgtatcaaagataaacgactaaaaaactgcttaacgatttctttgtacgatttgcgattttttaagcccaaaaaccgtgggttcaccggtaagtctgaggaaatatttaaaattaaaattgatgaTAACTTTCCTTCGAAGGGTGCGACAAAGCTTTTACGAACGTGAGCGGGGCGCTgctggcagagtagacagaattatagagtatgccaacttagaactgatgttgaaatttttaaatttgacgtattatgacgaaaa encodes the following:
- the LOC121729673 gene encoding 40S ribosomal protein S8, which codes for MGISRDHWHKRRATGGKRAPIRKKRKYELGRPAANTKLGPQRIHNVRSRGGNVKYRALRLDAGNFSWGSECSTRKTRIIDVVYNASNNELVRTKTLVKNAIVVVDATPFRQWYESHYLLPLGRKKGAKLTEAEEAIINKKRSKKTAKKYVARQRLSKVEAALEEQFHTGRLLACVSSRPGQCGRADGYVLEGKELEFYLRKIKSKRAK